The genomic interval TAGGTTATGCACTTCCTCATGAATCTCCTATCCCTCCAGTTAGAAAGAAAACATGTATTATGGATCAATATACGGCCTCACTAACTAAACTTATTAAGCTGATATACTATCCCTGCATATAGATGAAGCACTGGAACAACATGCATACCAACATGTATGGTATATAGCGAGAACAGTGGAAGGTAGAAGGCGGCATTACCAATCATGTAATACACCAACAAAGCCCCTATCCATGATCAAGGGAAGGTAGTTGGGTCCATTTGTAGGGACCACATTCATGACCCACACAGACTTCCTGGCTTCCAATAATGCCGAATTGAAACCCCCAAAATTAGCATTCATGTCCAGCACATTTCTAAGCATGTTATATGGTGGTGAGGGATCCTCATCACCAGGTCTCTTTGGATGATCGGAGAATATTAATGGTGACAGAAGGGACCAATAATTACGGACTGCCACTTTCCAGTTGTCAGTATCATCAGCAACTTCTTCCGGGTGCAGACCTGACAGAATATTTCAATATAGAACATGGAATATAAGAAGACAAGAATTTGCTTACTATGCAGTTTTTCTTtagtaatatatcattattagaTTGCTGCTTGAGAGCTGTGTCCAAACATTAGAATTACCATAGAGAGCAAGTTCACTCTTGTTCAAATTAGCTCTTGATGGCCAGCTTGTCCTCTCCTCAATAGGAATCCATCGGCGGCTCTGTGCTCCTGCTATGCAGGCTTGAAGTGGTTGATAATATGGGGATTCAACATCATGGTTTTTGCTGCATAAAGAAGGGCCCGAGCCAGGTGTCCTACAATTACAAGCAAGTTATACGAGGAATCAGAGCTGCCTTAATTACTTACGGACAAAACCACCTgtactctataaaatataaatttcattatatCTATCAACACCTACATACAGTtctacatacacacatacagaAGCATGTGTGAGTGTTTGGGAGTGCGTGTACCCTTATGCTTGTAGTCTTACCGCGAATTGTAACAATTCCTTTTACTAGTCTTTTTCCATACAATAGTTTCATCTTGCTGTGACAACATCTCCCAGCACAGTTTATCTGCAAAATCACGAACAAAATTCCCCATTTTTTTACGCTCTTTGGTTCGGAGTACTCCTTGAAAATTGGTAAGCGGCGATGTCCAGACAAAGTATCCACCCGGTTTTAACACTCTATCAACTTCAATCAGGTAAATACCATCTGTACCACGTGATATGAACATACGGTTACTACTCAACTCGAAAGCCAAATGGATTAGCAAATGTCtcaaagaggaaaaacaaaatctcaGAAAGAAGATGACAATAGATATTGACAAATCTTGTTCAAATTGGGTGGCAACATTAAATAAAAGGATCTTATTTCATTTGGACATTTTTCCCTAGTCCTGGATGCTAGAAAATTGAGCATACTTTAGGCAacaaagaagatgaaaagaaacaTGTGAAAGAAAGCAAATTATGGAGGAAGCATCTTTTCTTTTATGGATAAAAACTCACATATGCTCACCCTTTATGGATGCTTATTATGTTCTTAATTTAGTGTCCTTTTGATATTTGACCTGAATCATACTTACCTATGTGGATAAACATTCACATGTATGGTCAATACGTtcttcataaatttttatttaattatgtccCTAATTTAGAATCACTTTGATATTTGACTTTAATGTTTCATGTACTGAATACCTTTTTGGTCCCAATCAATGCCGCATCGTGCACAATGCAACATATcaaaagagagagatggataCGGTAACtgttttgaagaaaaagaagcaatCATTGCAGGAAGACCCCTTTCGAGAGTCAGTTGAACTTGACTGCCCAAAGCCTCATAGTTTGCAATGCACATGGTTAAGAGCTCATTGGAAAAAAGATGTGCTCCAAAGCTACCATAACCACATCCTATATCCAGGATGGTTCTAACCTGCAAAATTTAGGAGGTAATCACATTCAATCACCATTTCAGACAAGGGAAGGTAATGTCCAAGTCAAGCATTTGAGAATTGGTGATCATGACCACATACTAAAAGGATATTGACAAACACATTGCAGACACGTATATACATCACGATCTCCAATGTAGAGCTTTGATAAATAGATCGGAGAACAATATTTATATGACAATATGATGCTGACTATTGTGTCAAAATGATAACATCATAAACCATAAGATGATCTGCCATGTTTGAAAAATCAAACAGAAGACACCAACCCGGATAGAAAGTTCAATAATACCAAaggatttttttataattatttttcaaagggCATAGCCTACATCCAGGGCGGTGATTTGGCATGGACCCTACCAATTCACAATAAAAAGGCTCGTGCCCACAGAGTCTGTCACATTCATTGCAGTCAGAATGATCCAAGTCAAGGCTAAAGAGTTATAGCACAAAGGAATATGACTACAGAATGAATGATGGGGAAGGAAAACCTAAAggataaaacaaaaacaaatgtgaATAACCacgaataaaaaaattaaaataactgcgaataaaacaaaaaaaatgtacataatTACTAACCCCGGCATGAATGAAGTTAGATTCATTTCTCAGCCCAATCATTTCTGCAATTTGATGGGAGTAATCTTCAATGCCATCAAACATGAGAGAGGCTGAACGGAAGGAGATCTGCTCTTCATCCAACATCATCATCCTGCAACCAGCGTATGGAACGGAGaaattatagaaagaaaaaggagaatgTAAAGCTCAAATAAGAGAGGTAGTAAGAGGCTCTGCTCACCTCTTGGTCAAACTTCCGGAAGACATTACCTCCTGTGCAGTAATTTTGACATTTGCAAACCAGATGACATCTCTTCCAGTAGGCCACCGAAGaggaattttataatttagagGTGGAAGAACCAAACAGTTTTGCCTTGGCTCGTGCCCACAGAGCCTGTCATATTCATTGCCATCAGAATATCCCAAAGCAAGATTTGCCGAAACATTGAAGCAAGGAACATGATTTTCAAAGTCCTGAGGACAGAATTCCAACTCTTTCAACCTTGAGGAACCCAGAGAAAGCTCCCCAATATCCCACAAGTCCAAAACAAGTTGCTCTTGGAGTCGCCTATAACCACGGAATATGTGACCTCTCGATGTTGTAGAAATAGAAATCGCCCACCAAAAGGATCCAGTGAGAGCAAGAATTACAATCAATACTAGACTGAGCTTTAAAAGCAGCATTGTTATTCTGTGCCTACTTCTCGGACTTCCAACGAGCAATGAATCAGATGCAAAACCATTTTCAGCGATACCATTTTTAGGAGTAGAATTATCTGGGAGAAGTAACCGAAAAGGAAACCTCAGGGCAAAATAACTCTGATCAGAACCTCTTCTATCCAGCTCTTCCTTTTctgttttctctttcatttgaGAGTCCCACAAATCATTGTTGCTCCCAGAGATCCGTGCACCTCTATGCAGAGGCCTGGACATCCTCTGACCTGGAAACCCCCACCACACGAAAATTTccagaaaggaaaaagaggacTTAAACAgagtcaaaataaaaagaaacaaagagatcacccattcaaaaaataaaaataaacgaataAAGCCTATGAAACAAAAATTCCCAGAAATGTTTCTcgataagaaaataataattttcgcCGCCGGGATTTGAACCCGGATTCAAACAACTGTTTAGAATCGTTATTCACCCAAACAAATCAAATCCTAAAAAGCATGTAAACCCAGACTAGATTTTCAGTCAAAAGAACTAAAACACGGAGCATGAGGTAATAGTGTCATTGCATACAGTGCACAATTCACGATAATAGATCCACAAACCGAATCAGCAGGAAGAAGCTTcccaaaaaataatgtaagCTGAACccaggaaaggaaaaaaaaaatggtgattGAGATTCTGATAAAACGAAGGGAAAGCGACGCAGATACATTTGGCTATAACATAAGAAGATATACTTACTGAGTTCCGAAACTCGAAACTAACAAAACAGCACATATCCCATTTACATCAATTCAATCGGTGTCACAGATCAGCAGTACATCATACAAAACccaaatcaaaatacaaaacatatcAAGCAAAAGTGAGAGGAAGTAAGTCGAAAACTAAACACTACCTTATTATATGGGCAGTAGAGCTGGAGAGAAAGcaagagggagaggaagagagatagAAATGGAGCAAAAACCCCTGAAAATCAGCGTGAATTCACGGGTGGTTTGGTTAAGCCACAAAACACTCCTCTATTGTCTGTCTTCTTTGGCTGTTTCACGCAGTATCTTTTGCTGTGCTGTGAACGCttaagaaagagaagagagagagagggagagagaagcaCAGCGCGAGAGCAGCAGTAGACTTTGTACCGATCCAATCACGACAGAGCTCGTGAAAActatttgtttattaaataatcttttcaaaaACTATAAAGAAACTATATGAAATGCATCACTACATTAAATgtgagataataataataataacaataataataattgctGCCCTATAAATAACAAACGACTGTATCATAAATAACGTACACTCTCGCAGCCCCTTTATTAGATTCCCAGTTTTCAAACACTAAACTCCAACCCAACTGTAAATTCtctctttattatttatatttcaaaccaatcaaatctcaattcccatttgaatgaaatttacgcgttacatttaaataaaaataatatattaaattaacgACTCGTGTGtgtaatattttatgtataaaagtttaatgtaaattaaatatttctcttaGCGATAAAACACGCAGCGCCGAGTACATTTCAATGCATGGACCCTGCTTTATGTGTAAGACAAAAATATAACACGTTTCTCTGTCTACCAAAATGGCAAGTTTATTTACTTGCTGGCACAGTGTCGCGTACACATATGATGTACGCGGTAGTTCTGATAGAGAAAGAAGGATACAATCTTGACAccgaaaattatattaaagatTGGTATTGGGATCACATTTGAATTGCCTCTTATTTGTCGGACTCTGACTCCTTTATTGTCCTATTTTGCCAGTCCTACCGTTCATAGTGCACACACTTTCCTATGTGAAAAATGCTTGTCGTAAGTATCTAATGTAAATGACGTGTAAATATGATTGACGTTGAGATATTTGATAAGAAAGAGACCGAGCTGATaagagagatgaaagagagctgaggagagggagagactgAACTACTGGAGCTGATGAGTGAGAaagaccgagctgatgagagagagaaataattttttattttaaatctgacATGACACGGATGACTGCATGTCGGTTGTATTTACCGACTGTATATAGAATAACTGTTCCTATATTTCCATGCATTTGGTACTAAATTTACAGAAATTCTACTTTTCAGATTGTATAATCAGTTTCATTGATAAATAGAAgtaaaaaactaataattataattttaaatttttttaaatataactgtatCTTTGCATGAATAGTCATCATTTAAAGATTATACGAAAACTATATACAGACTAActcatgaatttatgtttattgGCTGTGTACGTTGTCGCCGGTGTGGTGTTGAGCATTGTGGAGACGAAATGATGAGCATTTTGGGGTTCAAAAAGGACCATAATTGAGACAGATTGTCAACAACCGTAATTACTACGCGTTAATCGCTCTGGCTAATTAGATTTGTGACCGTCACGAAGCTCGAAAAGCTATTCCCATACTGTTTTGAGATTCCGCTTTTTTAACCTATGTGAGAACGAATGGATCATTTGGCTCAGAGAATCAGAAAGGGAATATTAAAATTGTTAATGGAAATGTTTCCAGAGTGATGcgtttaatttattaaagaagaagGAAGCAGCAGAGTGCAGTTTTTTTGCGTGTGTGCAGAGAGAGAAGTCACATGCCGATGCGAGTATGATGAAAGTCAAGCTTTGGAGGTCTGTCGGTGAGCGAAGGTTTGAAACGTGTAGGCCATATTGCGGAGCGGTGAGATATCTGCGCGTGTCACCAAGTCACGTACGCTTTGTTTTTGGTCACCGTCTCCGTTGTCCGTTTGTAATCGTGGGTGGTGTAAACGcggttttgaatttataatttgaattgaattgaatttcgAGGGCAAGAGTTTTCACGGGGGTGTTTTCACATTCATGTGTAGAGGAAGGAGGAAGtgaatatttttcactttttggtCACGGGATGCAATAAGTTAAATAACATGGGGTCCAAACTGTCGACGGATAAGACTCTTAGATTTATTAGGCTTGTAGGTAGGTTAATCCCCGTGTGCATTTTTTTAACTCCATTTTGTAGCTTTAGATCGGTTTAGATTTAGAaagtgtttatttatttattttattttattttattattataattttttaaaatttttatataaaatataataaataatttaattttttcaaatctcaaaacaataataatattaaaaaataatattttaatgatatttttttaactttcatttttcatctaaaattatcacatcttatctctgaatctataatatttacaacttctGTGCAGAATAAACAATATTGATATAGCagaatttgaattataaaacaactttattatcatttttcttttactaatcAACAATATAGAGTATTTAGTgagtttttcatatatttaaataactttttatccGTAAATAACCAGAAAGAAATGGTGGTTTTTGCAGGTTGTTATGCACCAAGGTAATGTTGCCTAGTAAATTATTCCGATGTAATAAAGATGATGGCATTGTCAAAGCCGTTGACACCCTACAGCTGACTTTTATCGTTGACTTAATAAATTATACTACATTTTTTGGTAATTTTCAGGATACGTCttttaaattaagagaaaatacaATGACCCACAATTTTCGATTCTTGGTCCTCTAACTACGAAAGATGATACCATATTGTTGTTTCCTGAGAGAATTAGAAATGTCAATTGCAAGAGGACGGATTGATTTAACAATTAGGCCTGGATGCGGAAATAattacatttcattttatttaattattataatttttttaaatttttatataaaatataataaataatttaatttttttaaatcttaaaataataataatattaaaaactaatattttatttaatttttaatttttatttaaaattatttcatctcatttcaatattcaaaGGTATCTTAATCTAAGATTGTGGTTGATGAAAACAGAAAACATAACAAGGAATTCGTTGACATTGAGGTTGTACATGATCGGTAAACAGGATGGACGATCAAGATGCTTTTCCAGCCTGGTATTTTCATTAAGTACGGACTCAACTAGCTAAAGAGCAGAGGTCAGATgtcaaaattattaatttatgaacatttgtggattatatttttatttaattaaaatcttaaaaaaaaaaggtatcatAATCGTAGTTTCTACAAGTCGTATGCAATTTGACATGCCTACGTTTTCCCAGTTGATTCCTGGATCGACCCCATCCCGGAACAGATCATGTCCGGGCCCACCTTTCTCGATGCATGATTACCGAAATGGGCccactttttaattttgaacCCAAGTATTTCAGCCGGCAATGATACATCCATACCAGATTTTCCACCCTACAACAAAGAAAGTGTTCAATATTGATTGAAGTCCATTTTGTATGATCCCAAGCTAGTCTCCATTGTAAACTTACAAAAGCTGCTTTGGTGGGGTTGCTTTTCTGCcattaactcatttttaatgCTTTTCCTAATTCCTGAATTCAAAGGTAatgttttgctttttgtttcttGGGGAGATATTTCAGAGAAAATATGCACCCTATCTATGATCAGGAAAGAAGCCAGTGCATGGCTACCTACTTTCATTcctcattttcttaatttaaacttGCATCCATACAATATCGATAGCATTAATTCATGTTAAATCCGTgctacattattaaaaaaaaaaagatatcatTGTAAGCATATTTGTGTACAATTACACGCACCAATATTAAGATGAAAATATAGACTTCAATAGAACGGTgcagatttaaaaataaatatttgataaaataatctACATCAATATTAATGTACAGATTAGTCTATAAATCCGCTTTT from Juglans microcarpa x Juglans regia isolate MS1-56 chromosome 4S, Jm3101_v1.0, whole genome shotgun sequence carries:
- the LOC121262866 gene encoding probable pectin methyltransferase QUA2, which gives rise to MSRPLHRGARISGSNNDLWDSQMKEKTEKEELDRRGSDQSYFALRFPFRLLLPDNSTPKNGIAENGFASDSLLVGSPRSRHRITMLLLKLSLVLIVILALTGSFWWAISISTTSRGHIFRGYRRLQEQLVLDLWDIGELSLGSSRLKELEFCPQDFENHVPCFNVSANLALGYSDGNEYDRLCGHEPRQNCLVLPPLNYKIPLRWPTGRDVIWFANVKITAQEVMSSGSLTKRMMMLDEEQISFRSASLMFDGIEDYSHQIAEMIGLRNESNFIHAGVRTILDIGCGYGSFGAHLFSNELLTMCIANYEALGSQVQLTLERGLPAMIASFSSKQLPYPSLSFDMLHCARCGIDWDQKDGIYLIEVDRVLKPGGYFVWTSPLTNFQGVLRTKERKKMGNFVRDFADKLCWEMLSQQDETIVWKKTSKRNCYNSRTPGSGPSLCSKNHDVESPYYQPLQACIAGAQSRRWIPIEERTSWPSRANLNKSELALYGLHPEEVADDTDNWKVAVRNYWSLLSPLIFSDHPKRPGDEDPSPPYNMLRNVLDMNANFGGFNSALLEARKSVWVMNVVPTNGPNYLPLIMDRGFVGVLHDWCESFPTYPRTYDLVHAAGLLSLEIGQQRRCTMLDLFSEIDRLLRPEGWVIFRDTAPLIESARALTSRLKWDARVVEMESNSDERLLICQKPFFKRQAIQS